Proteins from a genomic interval of Aspergillus flavus chromosome 7, complete sequence:
- a CDS encoding P-loop containing nucleoside triphosphate hydrolase protein translates to MSEPRLFTVRPLSKQARNDHKDAFRVYLSSSSLAALKLRAGDACTLNYSGECAKTAIAWSATENIQTTVVQTSRTLQDCYGVKIGEKVSISKTDGPLGEIESISFVECSDIERMTRYGPIPALERHHWAWALEFPLARCDALAVGLIFDLELKGQRRSFKVATMRALNQTTHSTLLRFTENSKTLIGDDSDEERGVHGFDIQVQSSGLGGMGRQIESINESLADFNIGSEIVAMPSFYEHTRGVLLYGPKGTGKTALLRQIQAAGWRKAFNIGSSTFGRNIGESEAKLRNLFQDAIRCQPSVVVIDQVDFIAPKRTSLDSQSLTSVLCECLDLVRGAMVLVVAATRHPNEVDDALRTPHRLATEIELHVPTAYDRAEILRAICGYQSPVLSDSLIDMMAEKTHGYVGADLFALLQLVCRKARQRQIEKADSNSWALHQTSKFTSGSSDDLATKETVPLEVQEADVLTALQETRPTAMREVFLETPKVRWSDIGGQHDIKRRLQKAVERPLKHPERMRRLNVNSKKGILLYGPPGCSKTLTVKALATEAGLNFMAVKGAEILSMYVGESERALRDIFRKARSAKPSIIFFDEIDAIASKRSSTSQGGVNVLTTLLNEMDGIEELKSVLVVAATNKPEVIDPALMRPGRLDNILYIGPPDFEARKEILNIWCRKSIVHPGVSLEELAWKTEGYSGAEIVSICETAGDAALDEEEETGQAQDIRWEHFELALKQVKRQITDNVIQQYEQWGNSVDI, encoded by the exons ATGTCGGAACCCCGCCTTTTCACAGTTCGACCGCTTTCTAAACAAGCGAGAAATGACCATAAAGATGCATTTCGCGTTTATttatcatcgtcgtcgttgGCTGCCCTTAAGCTTCGGGCGGGGGATGCTTGTACCCTGAACTACTCTGGCGAATGTGCGAAGACTGCAATAGCTTGGAGCGCAACCGAAAACATACAAACTACGGTCGTGCAGACTTCAAGGACACTCCAGGACTGCTACGGCGTCAAGATTGGCGAGAAGGTATCTATTTCCAAAACCGATGGGCCTTTGGGAGAGATTGAATCAATCTCTTTTGTGGAATGCTCTGATATCGAACGAATGACCAGATATGGCCCCATCCCGGCATTGGAAAGACACCACTGGGCCTGGGCTTTGGAGTTCCCTCTTGCCAGATGTGATGCTCTCGCTGTTGGATTGATCTTTGACTTGGAGCTTAAGGGTCAACGAAGAAGCTTCAAAGTAGCAACTATGCGGGCCTTGAACCAAACCACCCATAGCACGTTACTGCGGTTCACTGAGAATTCCAAAACCTTGATTGGAGATGATTCAgatgaagagagaggagtCCACGGCTTTGATATACAAGTACAGTCATCTGGCCTGGGTGGAATGGGCCGCCAGATTGAGAGTATAAATGAAAGCCTTGCTGATTTCAACATTGGCTCAGAGATTGTGGCAATGCCTTCTTTCTATGAGCACACCCGGGGCGTTCTTCTTTATGGACCAAAGGGGACAGGCAAAACTGCACTTCTTCGCCAAATACAAGCTGCTGGTTGGCGGAAAGCATTCAACATTGGGTCTTCCACATTCGGCAGGAATATTGGCGAGAGCGAAGCTAAGCTACGCAATCTGTTTCAAGATGCAATTCGTTGTCAGCCGAGTGTTGTGGTCATCGATCAAGTGGACTTCATAGCTCCCAAACGGACATCGCTGGATTCTCAGTCTTTGACATCTGTCCTTTGTGAATGTTTGGACCTTGTGAGAGGTGCTATGGTTCTTGTTGTAGCTGCAACTCGACACCCCAACGAAGTCGACGATGCTTTGAGAACTCCACATCGATTGGCGACTGAGATTGAATTGCATGTTCCTACAGCCTATGACCGAGCCGAAATTCTGCGCGCTATATGCGGATATCAGTCTCCCGTACTAAGTGATAGCCTCATAGATATGATGGCGGAGAAGACTCACGGCTATGTCGGAGCTGACTTGTTTGCTTTACTTCAGCTCGTTTGTCGCAAGGCGCGCCAGAGACAGATCGAAAAAGCTGACTCGAATAGTTGGGCTTTACACCAAACTTCTAAGTTTACCAGCGGCTCAAGCGATGACTTGGCCACCAAGGAAACCGTGCCTTTAGAAGTCCAGGAGGCCGACGTATTAACGGCTCTACAGGAAACCCGTCCCACTGCGATGCGGGAAGTATTTCTGGAGACACCGAAAGTGAGATGGTCGGACATTGGTGGGCAGCATGATATCAAACGGCGTCTTCAGAAGGCAGTGGAGAGACCTTTGAAA CATCCCGAACGAATGAGAAGGCTCAATGTAAACAGTAAGAAAGGCATTCTGCTGTACGGGCCGCCGGGTTGCTCTAAGACCTTGACTGTCAAAGCACTCGCTACAGAAGCGGGCCTGAACTTTATGGCCGTAAAAGGTGCTGAAATTCTAAGTATGTATGTTGGGGAGTCGGAACGGGCCCTACGGGATATTTTTCGAAAGGCACGATCTGCGAAGCCTAGTATTATCTTTTTTGATGAAATCGATGCAATTGCCTCAAAGCGCAGCAGTACGTCCCAAGGGGGTGTCAATGTGCTCACAACTTTATTGAACGAGATGGATGGAATTGAGGAGTTGAAGAGTGTTCTGGTCGTCGCCGCGACAAATAAACCAGAGGTAATTGACCCGGCTTTGATGCGCCCGGGCCGTTTGGACAATATCCTTTACATTGGACCACCGGACTTTGAGGCACGGAAAGAGATATTGAATATCTGGTGTCGTAAATCCATTGTTCATCCCGGCGTAAGTTTGGAAGAGCTGGCCTGGAAGACTGAAGGCTACTCAGGAGCGGAAATTGTGAGCATTTGCGAGACTGCCGGAGATGCCGCAttggacgaggaagaggagactGGTCAAGCACAAGACATTCGGTGGGAACACTTCGAACTCGCACTTAAGCAAGTCAAGAGGCAGATCACAGACAACGTTATCCAGCAGTACGAGCAGTGGGGGAATTCAGTTGATATTTAG
- a CDS encoding putative rab GTPase SrgA: MSVSVQWTHFYDDRGFVDLGEDILSAANKEFACLQTDSDGNHSIRAPELVAKQLHDILLRLLPAHNTLVLATVDKHRRPSRLVRYWLPLSMMLLTASTSFKVLKNRRHQLIRWVASAAETTVEFWSNWVFDPIQRLIGTIRHDEKSEIALMSKNSLEADRASLERMVVDFILDRGEPKPEDYALDINSITNKVREGDLTPVLRAYEKDLRTPFVGTVRGDLVRALLIQIQKTKVDVEIAIGGIDALLKSQELVFGFVGLTPGILVSYASLRWFLGLFGNRKGLRMGRRQDELRHALRYVIKLLLIGDSGVGKSCCLLRFSEDSFTPSFITTIGIDFKIRTIELDGKRVKLQIWDTAGQERFRTITTAYYRGAMGILLVYDVTDERSFQNIRTWFSNVEQHASEGVHKILIGNKCDWEEKRAVSTEQGQQLADELGIPFLEVSAKNNINIEKAFYNLASEIKKGMDTSKSEQPGSQGVSIDQQGPGPNGSTGGKCC, translated from the exons ATGTCTGTCTCAGTCCAATGGACTCATTTTTACGA TGACCGTGGTtttgttgatcttggtgAAGACATCCTTTCGGCTGCTAACAAGGAGTTTGCGTGTCTCCAAACAGACTCTGATGGCAATCACTCCATTCGAGCACCTGAACTAGTCGCTAAGCAACTCCATGATATACTGCTTAGACTCCTTCCTGCCCACAACACCCTTGTATTGGCAACTGTTGACAAGCACCGGCGCCCATCGCGTCTGGTGCGATACTGGCTGCCATTATCGATGATGCTCCTAACAGCGAGCACCTCTTTTAAGGTCCTGAAGAATCGTCGCCATCAGCTAATCAGATGGGTTGCCAGTGCCGCGGAAACTACAGTTGAGTTTTGGAGCAATTGGGTTTTTGACCCAATTCAAAGGCTCATTGGAACTATAAGGCATGATGAGAAAAGCGAGATTGCCTTGATGAGCAAGAACAGCCTAGAGGCCGACCGGGCAAGCTTAGAGCGGATGGTAGTCGACTTCATCCTTGATCGTGGCGAACCGAAGCCCGAAGATTATGCGCTTGATATCAATTCTATCACAAACAAGGTTAGGGAGGGAGATTTAACACCAGTTCTGAGAGCGTACGAAAAAGATCTACGGACTCCCTTTGTCGGAACTGTACGAGGTGACCTTGTACGAGCACTCTTGATCCAAAtccagaagacgaaggtAGATGTTGAGATCGCAATTGGCGGTATTGACGCTCTACTGAAGAGCCAGGAACTTGTTTTTGG ATTCGTTGGCCTTACACCTGGTATCCTGGTCTCGTACGCGTCTCTTCGATGGTTCTTGGGTCTGTTTGGCAATAGAAAGGGTCTGAGGATGGGTAGACGGCAGGATGAATTAAGACATGCACTGCGGTATGTA ATCAAACTTCTGTTGATTGGTGATTCCGGAGTGGGAAAATCATGTTGTTTGTTACGATTCAGCGAAGATTCATTTACTCCATCCTTCATCACGACCATTGGAATTGACTTCAAGATTCGTACAATCGAACTTGACGGAAAGCGTGTAAAGCTTCAAATATGGGATACGGCTGGACAGGAGCGCTTTAGAACGATTACAACGGCTTACTATAGAGGGGCAATGGGTATACTTCTGGTCTATGATGTCACGGATGAAAGGTCATTTCAAA ACATCCGCACATGGTTCTCAAACGTCGAGCAGCATGCAAGTGAAGGCGTCCATAAGATTCTCATCGGAAATAAATGTgactgggaagagaaaagagccGTGTCAACTGAACAGGGCCAGCAGCTAGCTGATGAGCTTGGCATACCCTTCCTTGAAGTGTCAGCAAAgaacaatatcaatatcgagAAAGCCTTCTACAATCTTGCCTCGGAAATTAAGAAAGGCATGGACACATCTAAATCTGAACAGCCTGGTTCGCAAGGTGTCAGCATAGATCAGCAAGGCCCGGGACCGAATGGCAGTACAGGAGGCAAGTGTTGCTGA
- a CDS encoding C-4 sterol methyl oxidase (C-4 methylsterol oxidase) yields the protein MNSTLLSAPPETYWGQFEEISKYNTHLNVLERLWTAWYAWMQNDVLATGIMSFVMHEIVYFGRSLPWIFIDSLGLLKGYKIQSNKIPSLREQWDCAKFVLLSHFTVELPQIWLFHPMAQFFGLSTSVPFPTFWTMAYQIAIFFVLEDTWHYFSHRALHWGPLYKAIHKIHHQYSAPFGMAAEYASPIEVMILGFGTVGCPILWCAVTGDLHIFTMYVWIVLRLFQAIDAHSGYEFPWSLHHFLPFWAGADHHDLHHEKFVGNYSSSFRWWDYLLDTEYSPEAIKRRRENKAGGDARKDQ from the exons AT GAATTCGACGCTACTGTCGGCTCCCCCGGAGACTTACTGGGGCCAGTTTGAAGAGATATCTAAATACAATACCCATTTAAATGTCCTCGAGAGGCTTTGGACAGCATGGTATGCATGGATGCAAAACGATGTCCTGGCGACTGGCATCATGTCTTTTGTTATGCACGAGATAGTTTATTTTGGGCGCTCCCTGCCCTGGATCTTCATAGACAGTTTGGGCCTACTCAAGGGTTATAAAATCCAGAGT AATAAAATTCCTTCATTGCGCGAGCAATGGGATTGCGCGAAATTTGTACTACTGAGCCATTTTACAGTTGAACTACCTCAGATCTG GCTATTCCATCCCATGGCTCAATTCTTTGGCCTTTCGACGTCGGTTCCTTTCCCCACTTTTTGGACAATGGCCTACCAAATTGCAATATTCTTCGTGCTTGAGGATACATGGCACTACTTCTCGCACCGAGCACTTCATTGGGGTCCCCTCTACAAGGCTATTCACAAAATTCACCATCAGTATTCAGCCCCCTTTGGCATGGCAGCTGAATATGCTTCTCCGATCGAGGTCATGATTCTCGGTTTCGGTACTGTTGGCTGTCCGATCCTCTGGTGCGCAGTAACCGGCGATCTGCACATTTTCACCATGTACGTTTGGATTGTACTACGGCTGTTCCAAGCTATCGATGCACACAGCGGTTATGAGTTTCCTTGGAGTCTCCATCATTTCCTTCCATTCTGGGCGGGCGCTGACCACCATGATCTCCACCACGAGAAATTTGTCGGTAACTACTCTAGCAGCTTCAGGTGGTGGGATTACCTTCTAGATACCGAGTACAGCCCAGAGGCAATCAAACGACGGAGGGAGAACAAGGCTGGAGGAGACGCTCGGAAAGACCAGTGA